A single region of the Actinoplanes sp. SE50/110 genome encodes:
- a CDS encoding YbjN domain-containing protein produces MVKKLIERVLTDRELEWESTGESSYVVTLPGTHKLKTACNLIVGEHALRIEAFVMRQPDERREDLWAWLLRRNARMYGVAFSIDAAGDIYLTGRVSLTGLDEDELDRLLGAVLTYADESFDTMLEIGFGSSIRREWEWRVKRGESLANLQAFQHFAAPTES; encoded by the coding sequence ATGGTGAAAAAGTTGATCGAGCGGGTGTTGACCGACCGCGAGCTGGAATGGGAGTCGACCGGCGAGTCGTCCTATGTGGTCACCTTGCCCGGCACGCACAAGCTGAAGACCGCCTGCAACCTGATCGTCGGCGAGCACGCGCTGCGGATCGAGGCGTTCGTGATGCGCCAGCCGGACGAGCGGCGCGAGGATCTGTGGGCCTGGCTGCTGCGCCGCAACGCCCGGATGTACGGCGTCGCCTTCTCCATCGACGCGGCCGGCGACATCTACCTGACCGGCCGGGTGTCGCTGACCGGTCTGGACGAGGACGAGCTGGACCGGCTGCTGGGCGCGGTGCTCACCTATGCCGACGAATCCTTCGACACGATGCTGGAAATCGGTTTCGGCTCGTCGATCCGCCGCGAATGGGAGTGGCGGGTCAAACGCGGCGAGTCCCTGGCCAACCTGCAGGCCTTCCAGCACTTCGCGGCTCCCACCGAGTCCTGA
- the mshA gene encoding D-inositol-3-phosphate glycosyltransferase gives MAEVSWPTPRRIATVSVHTSPLEQPGTGDAGGMNVYIVEVSKRLAAAGVQVEIFTRATSSDLPPVVEMLPGVHVRHVTAGPYEGLNKEELSSQLCAFTTGVLRAEAAHPPGHYDLIHSHYWLSGQVGWLARERWGVPHVHTAHTLAKVKNMLIAAGDRPEPKARVIGEEQVVAESDRLVANTRFEAHDLITHYQADPARVGVVQPGVDLDRFRPGAADRARFGLPESGRIVAFVGRIQPLKAPDVLVSALAEMRARGAGEVTLVICGGPSGSGLDRPSALIELAASLGVSDSVVFLPPQTGADLAALYRAADLVAVPSYNESFGLVALEAQACGTPVVAAAVGGLVTAVRDGESGVLIDGHDPADWARVLDRLLAAPAYRRRLSAGAVAHAAHFSWDRTVEALLRVYRDAMSEHRALITARVEGATCAW, from the coding sequence GTGGCCGAGGTCAGCTGGCCCACCCCACGGCGGATCGCCACCGTCTCGGTGCATACGTCGCCGCTGGAGCAGCCCGGTACCGGGGACGCCGGCGGGATGAACGTCTACATCGTCGAGGTGTCCAAGCGGCTGGCCGCGGCCGGTGTCCAGGTGGAGATCTTCACCCGGGCCACGTCGAGCGACCTGCCGCCGGTGGTCGAGATGCTGCCCGGGGTGCACGTCCGGCACGTCACCGCCGGGCCGTACGAGGGGCTGAACAAGGAGGAGCTCTCCTCCCAGCTCTGCGCCTTCACCACCGGCGTGCTGCGGGCCGAGGCGGCCCACCCGCCGGGCCACTACGACCTGATCCACTCGCACTACTGGCTCTCCGGCCAGGTCGGCTGGCTGGCCCGGGAACGCTGGGGCGTGCCGCACGTGCACACCGCACACACCCTGGCCAAGGTCAAGAACATGCTGATCGCGGCCGGCGACCGCCCGGAGCCGAAAGCCCGGGTGATCGGCGAGGAGCAGGTGGTCGCCGAGTCCGACCGGCTGGTCGCCAACACCCGGTTCGAGGCGCACGACCTGATCACCCACTATCAGGCCGACCCGGCCCGGGTCGGTGTCGTGCAGCCTGGCGTGGACCTGGACCGGTTCCGTCCCGGCGCCGCCGACCGCGCCCGGTTCGGGTTGCCGGAGTCCGGCCGGATCGTCGCCTTCGTCGGCCGGATCCAGCCGCTCAAGGCCCCGGACGTGCTGGTCTCCGCGCTCGCCGAGATGCGGGCCCGTGGCGCCGGCGAGGTCACCCTGGTGATCTGCGGTGGTCCCAGCGGCAGCGGCCTGGATCGCCCGTCCGCGCTGATCGAGCTGGCCGCCTCACTCGGGGTCAGCGACTCGGTGGTGTTCCTGCCCCCGCAGACCGGCGCCGACCTGGCCGCCCTCTACCGCGCCGCCGACCTGGTCGCGGTGCCGTCCTACAACGAGTCGTTCGGCCTGGTCGCGCTGGAGGCGCAGGCCTGCGGCACCCCGGTGGTCGCGGCGGCGGTCGGCGGCCTGGTCACCGCGGTCCGCGACGGGGAGAGCGGCGTGCTGATCGACGGCCACGACCCGGCCGACTGGGCCCGGGTCCTCGACCGGCTGCTGGCCGCGCCGGCGTACCGGCGCCGCCTCTCGGCCGGTGCGGTGGCACACGCCGCGCACTTCTCCTGGGACCGCACGGTCGAGGCGCTGCTGCGGGTCTACCGTGACGCGATGAGTGAACACCGGGCCCTGATCACGGCCCGGGTGGAGGGGGCGACCTGCGCATGGTGA
- a CDS encoding SDR family NAD(P)-dependent oxidoreductase: protein MQRIAVVTGASSGIGAATARRLAGEGFHVVAAARRADRLESLVKEIGAGATAVACDVTSDESVAGLAAAVQALGAPLALLVNNAGGAIGLDPVASGAVEDWQAMFDVNVLGTLRVTKALLPALEASGAGTIVTVGSTAAFTPYEGGGGYVAAKHAQTALVGTLRLEIVGRPVRVVEIDPGMVRTDEFSLNRFGGDRARADAIYAGVAEPLVAEDIADVIAFAATRPQHVNIDRLVVRPIAQAAQHKVHREL from the coding sequence ATGCAGAGAATCGCAGTGGTCACCGGGGCTTCCAGCGGGATCGGCGCGGCCACGGCCCGCCGCCTGGCCGGTGAGGGTTTTCACGTGGTCGCCGCGGCCCGCCGGGCGGATCGACTGGAGTCGCTGGTCAAGGAGATCGGCGCGGGCGCGACCGCGGTGGCGTGCGACGTGACCTCGGACGAGTCGGTGGCCGGGCTGGCCGCCGCGGTGCAGGCGCTCGGCGCGCCGCTGGCCCTGCTGGTCAACAACGCGGGCGGGGCGATCGGGCTGGACCCGGTGGCGTCCGGCGCGGTCGAGGACTGGCAGGCGATGTTCGACGTGAACGTGCTGGGCACGCTGCGGGTGACCAAGGCGCTGCTGCCGGCGCTGGAGGCGAGCGGGGCGGGGACGATCGTGACGGTCGGCTCCACGGCGGCGTTCACGCCGTACGAGGGCGGTGGTGGTTACGTGGCGGCCAAGCACGCCCAGACCGCGCTGGTCGGGACCCTGCGCCTGGAGATCGTCGGCCGGCCGGTGCGGGTGGTGGAGATCGACCCGGGCATGGTGCGCACCGACGAGTTCTCGCTGAACCGCTTCGGCGGTGACCGGGCGCGGGCCGACGCGATCTACGCCGGGGTGGCCGAGCCGCTGGTGGCCGAGGACATCGCGGACGTGATCGCGTTCGCCGCCACCCGGCCGCAGCACGTCAACATCGACCGGCTGGTGGTCCGCCCGATCGCCCAGGCCGCCCAGCACAAGGTGCACCGGGAGCTCTAG
- a CDS encoding response regulator, which translates to MSEAPVADTPTVLVVDDEEDLRDIMRRMLERKGYAALTAGDPDEAISVCRDHPGVIDVLVTDLTLPGGKSGGELAGTVIKMRPGTGVVFISGLPKDIAVTKGLVGDDALLVKKPFTADALLEALKRVLRDEAERDDPPPN; encoded by the coding sequence ATGTCCGAGGCGCCGGTCGCCGATACGCCGACCGTCCTGGTCGTCGACGACGAAGAAGATCTGCGCGACATCATGCGCCGCATGCTGGAGCGCAAAGGCTACGCGGCGCTGACCGCGGGCGACCCGGACGAGGCGATCTCGGTCTGCCGCGACCACCCGGGCGTGATCGACGTGCTGGTCACCGACCTCACCCTGCCCGGCGGCAAGTCCGGCGGGGAGCTGGCCGGCACGGTCATCAAGATGCGCCCGGGCACCGGTGTCGTGTTCATCTCCGGCCTGCCCAAGGACATCGCGGTCACCAAGGGCCTGGTCGGCGACGACGCCCTCCTGGTGAAGAAACCCTTCACCGCCGACGCTCTGCTGGAGGCCCTGAAACGGGTCCTCCGCGACGAGGCGGAGCGGGACGACCCGCCACCGAACTGA
- a CDS encoding S8 family peptidase yields the protein MLGSDARRLAVRFAAVASAATASLYGFTGAASAAPAPVAPATGTVLEAGVAGAIPDSYIVVLKAGASASPDLVAGYGGQVLNKYQATVRGFHARMSAEQAARLAADPAVQYVEQDAVIGASSVQSNATWGLDRIDQRDRTLDRKYTYGSAKDVTAYVIDTGIRTSHKDFGGRASSGWDFVDGDKTADDCNGHGTHVAGTIGGATYGVAKDIKLVGVKVLDCDGSGSYSDFIAGIDWVTAHAKLPAVANMSIGGPQSKALDDAVDRSIAKGVVYAIAAGNDNKNACRFSPSDTSNAITVGAIDNADKRASFSNYGSCVDIFAPGVNIKSASSDSNSGTEIMSGTSMASPHVAGAAALVLGAHPTWTPQQVRDDLVAHADAGLIRNPGTGSPNRSLYTGYLYETGSAAKKH from the coding sequence ATGCTCGGTTCCGACGCCCGTCGCCTGGCCGTCCGTTTCGCGGCCGTCGCGAGCGCCGCCACCGCTTCTCTTTACGGTTTCACCGGCGCGGCCTCGGCCGCACCGGCACCGGTCGCTCCGGCGACCGGGACCGTCCTGGAGGCCGGGGTGGCCGGCGCCATCCCGGACAGCTACATCGTCGTCCTCAAGGCCGGCGCTTCCGCCTCCCCGGACCTCGTCGCCGGTTACGGCGGTCAGGTCCTGAACAAGTACCAGGCCACGGTACGCGGTTTCCACGCCCGGATGTCCGCTGAGCAGGCGGCCCGCCTCGCCGCCGACCCGGCCGTGCAGTACGTCGAGCAGGACGCCGTGATCGGCGCGTCCTCGGTCCAGAGCAACGCCACCTGGGGCCTGGACCGGATCGACCAGCGCGACCGCACGCTGGACCGCAAGTACACCTACGGCTCGGCGAAGGACGTCACCGCGTACGTCATCGACACCGGCATCCGTACCTCGCACAAGGACTTCGGCGGCCGGGCCAGCAGCGGCTGGGACTTCGTCGACGGCGACAAGACCGCCGACGACTGCAACGGACACGGCACCCACGTGGCCGGCACCATCGGCGGCGCCACCTACGGCGTGGCCAAGGACATCAAGCTGGTCGGCGTCAAGGTCCTCGACTGCGACGGCTCCGGTTCGTACTCCGACTTCATCGCCGGCATCGACTGGGTGACCGCGCACGCCAAGCTGCCCGCCGTGGCCAACATGAGCATCGGCGGCCCGCAGAGCAAGGCGCTCGACGACGCGGTCGACCGCTCGATCGCCAAGGGCGTCGTCTACGCCATCGCGGCCGGCAACGACAACAAGAACGCCTGCCGGTTCTCGCCGTCGGACACCTCGAACGCGATCACCGTCGGGGCGATCGACAACGCCGACAAGCGCGCCTCGTTCTCCAACTACGGTTCGTGCGTCGACATCTTCGCGCCCGGCGTCAACATCAAGTCGGCGTCGAGCGACTCGAACTCCGGCACCGAGATCATGAGCGGCACCTCGATGGCCAGCCCGCACGTGGCCGGCGCGGCCGCGCTGGTGCTCGGCGCCCACCCGACCTGGACCCCGCAGCAGGTCCGCGACGACCTGGTCGCGCACGCCGACGCTGGCCTGATCCGCAACCCGGGCACCGGCTCGCCGAACAGGTCGCTCTACACCGGCTACCTCTACGAGACCGGCTCCGCCGCCAAGAAGCACTGA
- a CDS encoding PAS domain-containing sensor histidine kinase — MGRNRLIAGSAGVTVTVLGLLHTHATDLTPPEGLRLPPAAALFPAGLALLIYAAPRGGRVRTGAVALCVLAAVALASASTLVVVATAALLVAAAAIRPGDPGRPGDARPEYAETLWQSMDEAVMVLDVNYRVIDVNRRWRELTGYDSAAEAPPPPLPGAGGDWLLSRADGTEVPVLATVAAIPDEAGAPRGYVATYVDIAERKRAEDALSDHAAELERGNAQLAAALAFKNDLTSMLTHDVAQPISSIASLAELLCADWADLPEDIRLELATKIDKNTRRLIKMMNDLQLLFRLDTGTVTARRVPVPLLEVVRAACAETAGAGQVEVTIDEDLSALADRGHLTIVVENLLRNAIAHGAAPVQVRAGRDGPETVRLEVRDSGPGIPDDLLPDLFGRFIRGAGLGLFIARHLVEANGGSMRYEHADPRGARLLVILETAPRG; from the coding sequence GTGGGCAGAAACCGGCTGATCGCCGGGAGCGCCGGGGTCACGGTCACCGTCCTCGGGTTGCTGCACACGCACGCGACCGATCTCACGCCGCCGGAGGGGCTCAGGCTCCCTCCGGCGGCTGCGCTGTTTCCGGCCGGTCTCGCCCTGCTGATCTACGCGGCGCCGCGGGGCGGTCGGGTGCGGACCGGGGCGGTCGCGCTCTGCGTACTGGCCGCGGTCGCCCTCGCGTCGGCGTCGACGCTGGTCGTCGTCGCCACCGCGGCGCTGCTGGTCGCGGCCGCCGCGATCCGGCCCGGTGACCCGGGTCGTCCCGGCGACGCCCGCCCGGAATACGCCGAGACGCTGTGGCAGTCGATGGACGAGGCCGTCATGGTGCTCGACGTCAACTACCGGGTGATCGACGTCAACCGGCGCTGGCGGGAACTGACCGGGTACGACTCCGCGGCGGAGGCCCCGCCCCCACCGCTGCCCGGCGCCGGCGGCGACTGGCTGCTGTCGCGCGCCGACGGCACCGAGGTACCGGTGCTGGCCACGGTCGCCGCGATCCCGGACGAGGCGGGTGCCCCGCGCGGATACGTCGCCACCTACGTCGACATCGCGGAGCGGAAACGGGCCGAGGACGCGCTCAGCGACCACGCCGCCGAGCTCGAACGCGGCAACGCGCAGCTGGCCGCCGCGCTGGCCTTCAAAAACGACCTGACCTCGATGCTGACCCACGACGTGGCGCAGCCGATCAGCTCGATCGCCAGCCTGGCCGAGCTGCTCTGCGCCGACTGGGCCGACCTGCCGGAGGACATCCGGCTGGAGCTGGCCACCAAGATCGACAAGAACACCCGCCGCCTGATCAAGATGATGAACGACCTGCAGCTGCTGTTCCGCCTGGACACCGGTACGGTCACCGCCCGCCGGGTGCCGGTCCCGCTGCTCGAGGTGGTCCGCGCGGCCTGCGCCGAGACGGCCGGCGCCGGCCAGGTCGAGGTCACCATCGACGAGGACCTGTCCGCACTGGCCGACCGCGGGCACCTGACGATCGTGGTGGAGAACCTGCTGCGGAACGCGATCGCGCACGGGGCCGCACCGGTCCAGGTGCGGGCCGGCCGGGACGGCCCGGAGACCGTGCGGCTGGAGGTGCGCGACAGCGGCCCCGGCATCCCCGACGACCTGCTGCCGGACCTGTTCGGCCGCTTCATCCGGGGCGCCGGGCTGGGCCTGTTCATCGCCCGGCACCTGGTGGAGGCGAACGGCGGGTCGATGCGGTACGAGCATGCCGATCCTCGCGGCGCCCGCCTGCTGGTCATCCTGGAGACCGCGCCCCGGGGATGA
- a CDS encoding SRPBCC family protein encodes MSMVQQAIEVSAPLHTVYEQLAAFENYPRFMTGVRQVTTTGGDQTHWIMEVDGKRREFDAQIIERSPDERVSWSTMEGPLLAETLTLRPMGETKTQIVAQLEADIAFLMPSDRHGQESLNRRLKADLTTFKGLVESGVLGGRPMPTGASVKRLPGPSHTLFSPARDYASPASVATRVHKHPPAAAPHPGAGWDNGAAGVELQDEPGGRATGSAAGTAPMGGRTARADMWGNGMINEEDRGIG; translated from the coding sequence ATGAGTATGGTTCAGCAGGCCATCGAGGTGAGTGCACCGCTGCACACGGTGTACGAGCAACTCGCCGCGTTCGAGAACTATCCGCGGTTCATGACCGGAGTTCGCCAGGTCACCACGACCGGCGGCGACCAGACCCACTGGATCATGGAGGTGGACGGGAAGCGCCGCGAGTTCGACGCCCAGATCATCGAGCGGTCACCGGACGAGCGGGTCTCCTGGTCGACCATGGAGGGGCCGCTGCTGGCCGAGACGCTCACGCTGCGCCCGATGGGCGAGACGAAGACCCAGATCGTCGCCCAGCTCGAGGCGGACATCGCGTTCCTGATGCCCAGCGACCGGCACGGCCAGGAGTCGCTGAACCGTCGGCTCAAGGCCGACCTGACCACCTTCAAGGGACTGGTCGAGAGCGGCGTGCTGGGCGGCCGTCCGATGCCGACCGGAGCCAGCGTCAAGCGCCTGCCCGGCCCCTCGCACACGCTGTTCAGCCCGGCCCGCGACTACGCCTCGCCGGCCTCGGTCGCCACCCGGGTGCACAAGCATCCGCCGGCTGCCGCACCGCACCCGGGCGCCGGCTGGGACAACGGCGCGGCCGGCGTCGAGTTGCAGGACGAGCCCGGCGGCCGGGCCACCGGCAGCGCGGCCGGCACCGCCCCGATGGGTGGCCGCACCGCGCGGGCCGACATGTGGGGCAACGGCATGATCAACGAAGAGGATCGCGGCATCGGCTGA
- a CDS encoding hydrolase gives MGAERESVIGGSAVGTVCALDLTVDAHVHTGFAAGRDAVGVVVSAADRAGLTALTFADQAGPDTTWLTAYADAVRRARHRTEMTLRVAAEVEVVRPDGWLALPADLAQLDALSVAVSALPLGDELLDARAVRARLAGGTLTAERVAGQLITAIVQGLARASRYVPTQLARPLALLAQAGIDDAAVSAEMLAELAAACRATGTVVEVSEAWRSPSPRLLALLRDAGVTLVPASDARYAAEVGGWQYLRRI, from the coding sequence GTGGGCGCAGAGCGGGAATCAGTCATCGGCGGCAGTGCGGTCGGCACCGTGTGCGCGCTGGATCTGACGGTGGATGCCCACGTGCACACCGGGTTCGCGGCCGGGCGCGACGCCGTCGGCGTGGTGGTCTCGGCCGCCGACCGGGCCGGGCTGACCGCGCTCACCTTCGCCGACCAGGCCGGGCCGGACACCACCTGGCTGACCGCGTACGCGGATGCGGTGCGTCGGGCCCGGCACCGTACCGAGATGACCCTGCGGGTGGCCGCCGAGGTCGAGGTGGTCCGTCCGGACGGCTGGCTGGCGCTGCCGGCCGACCTGGCCCAGCTGGACGCCCTGTCGGTGGCGGTCTCCGCCCTGCCGCTCGGCGACGAGCTGCTCGACGCGCGGGCGGTCCGGGCCCGGTTGGCCGGCGGCACGCTGACCGCCGAGCGGGTCGCCGGGCAGCTGATCACGGCGATCGTGCAGGGCCTGGCCCGCGCCTCCCGCTACGTGCCGACCCAGCTGGCCCGCCCGCTGGCGCTGCTCGCCCAGGCCGGGATCGACGACGCCGCGGTCTCCGCCGAGATGCTCGCCGAACTGGCCGCCGCCTGCCGGGCCACCGGCACCGTGGTGGAGGTCAGCGAGGCGTGGCGCAGCCCTTCGCCGCGCCTGCTCGCCCTGCTGCGTGACGCCGGCGTGACCCTGGTGCCGGCGAGTGACGCCCGGTACGCCGCCGAGGTCGGCGGCTGGCAGTACCTGCGCCGCATCTGA
- the csrA gene encoding carbon storage regulator CsrA, which produces MLVLTRRAGESVMIGDDVVITVLEARGDVIRLGIQAPRDVQVHREEVYRELQEANRAAASPTDEAVDAISRMVREKPAG; this is translated from the coding sequence ATGCTTGTGCTGACCAGGCGGGCCGGGGAGAGCGTGATGATCGGCGACGACGTCGTGATCACCGTGCTGGAGGCCCGGGGTGACGTCATCCGGCTCGGTATCCAGGCCCCGCGGGACGTCCAGGTGCACCGCGAGGAGGTGTACCGGGAGTTGCAGGAAGCGAACCGCGCCGCCGCGTCGCCGACCGACGAGGCGGTGGACGCCATCTCCCGGATGGTGCGGGAGAAGCCGGCCGGCTGA
- a CDS encoding flagellar assembly protein FliW, whose product MTTRTMSRPIEATMTDPSLGLPTISMAIPMPGFPGHREFVLVRLNDDGLLYALTSVDDPELRFLVAPPEPFFPEYAPEIDESVFAALNTKDPDRVLLLTVITASKEETTANLLAPIVVDRDSMRAMQTILTGSGYPVRAIMNRAF is encoded by the coding sequence ATGACTACTCGCACCATGTCCCGACCGATCGAGGCCACCATGACCGATCCGTCGCTGGGCCTGCCGACCATCTCCATGGCGATCCCCATGCCGGGATTTCCGGGACACCGGGAGTTCGTTCTGGTGCGCCTGAACGACGACGGCCTGCTCTACGCGCTCACGTCGGTCGACGATCCCGAGCTTCGTTTCCTGGTGGCGCCTCCGGAGCCGTTCTTCCCGGAGTACGCCCCGGAGATCGACGAGTCGGTGTTCGCGGCGCTGAACACCAAGGACCCGGACCGGGTGCTGCTGCTGACCGTGATCACCGCGAGCAAGGAGGAGACCACCGCCAACCTCCTCGCCCCTATCGTGGTGGACCGCGACAGCATGCGGGCCATGCAGACGATCCTCACCGGCTCCGGCTACCCGGTCCGGGCGATCATGAACCGGGCGTTCTGA
- a CDS encoding flagellin produces MTSPRVTESSVRTRVMASLQRNLSRSQEATDRISSGKQLTRPSDSPTGTVTALQLRGEVRANKRYSSNADDAVGRLGVVQDNLQQTQELITVARNLTLEATSAGGGGTPEANKARAAQLEQIKGNLIQFANSKYLDRPVFGGSTPDHEAYDSTGNYIGEGSGETLRAIGPNAKVRVDVRGPEVYGADKITDANGNQVDNPEQLFHVLDSVIGAMRSGDSKALDDGLKNLDKSADLLESTLSDVGARYNRVTQMKQSAEDRLSSVSSQLSDIEDVDLPKAIMEMQLQQTSYQAALAATAKVIQPSLIEFLR; encoded by the coding sequence ATGACCAGCCCAAGGGTCACCGAGAGCAGCGTGCGCACCCGCGTGATGGCCAGCCTGCAGCGCAACCTGAGCCGCAGCCAGGAGGCGACCGACCGGATCTCCAGCGGCAAGCAGCTGACCCGCCCGTCGGACTCGCCGACCGGCACGGTCACCGCGCTGCAACTGCGTGGCGAGGTGCGGGCCAACAAGCGGTACTCCAGCAACGCCGACGACGCGGTCGGCCGGCTCGGGGTGGTGCAGGACAACCTGCAGCAGACCCAGGAGCTGATCACCGTGGCCCGCAACCTGACGCTGGAGGCGACCAGCGCGGGCGGCGGCGGCACCCCGGAGGCGAACAAGGCCCGGGCCGCCCAGCTGGAGCAGATCAAGGGCAACCTGATCCAGTTCGCCAACTCGAAGTACCTCGACCGGCCGGTGTTCGGCGGGAGCACGCCGGACCACGAGGCCTACGACAGCACCGGCAACTACATCGGTGAGGGGTCCGGCGAGACCCTGCGCGCGATCGGCCCGAACGCCAAGGTCCGGGTCGACGTGCGGGGCCCGGAGGTGTACGGCGCCGACAAGATCACCGATGCCAACGGCAATCAGGTGGACAACCCGGAGCAGTTGTTCCACGTTCTCGACTCGGTGATCGGGGCGATGCGGAGCGGCGATTCCAAGGCTCTGGACGACGGTCTGAAGAATCTCGATAAATCCGCTGATCTCCTGGAATCCACTCTTTCGGACGTAGGTGCCCGATACAATCGGGTTACGCAGATGAAGCAGTCCGCTGAGGATCGTTTGTCGTCCGTGTCGTCGCAGTTGTCCGATATCGAGGATGTCGACCTGCCCAAGGCGATCATGGAAATGCAGCTCCAGCAGACCTCGTATCAGGCCGCCCTGGCCGCCACGGCCAAGGTGATCCAGCCCTCGCTCATCGAATTCCTGAGGTGA
- the flgK gene encoding flagellar hook-associated protein FlgK — MGSTFSGLNTALTSLYAQRRGLDVTGQNIANANTEGYTRQRVNLQSQNGNVVPGVYATTSAVGGGVTVSSVDRLRNAALDQRSYSEHSASAYHNARAGQFNLVEDVFAEPSDTALQGRLADMWEGWNAVAANPSDLSAKSAMLEQSSTVAATLNDAASALNNQYQAARTGLNTYVDDVNKAADSVAKLNNQIVIATQAGLSANELQDQRGQQILKLSELIGASATEQPNGAINVFVGSAPLVSGFNTRQIEIEPGSATRIEDLATSEVNLRWSDTKAAVGAGGTMGASMELLAKGGTLDAMTKRLDTVADKLATTVNAIYKKGYAVDGTQGESFFVRNDTGADTGVTAAQIKVAITNPAKVAISSGDPTGAPTAASPGGTPKVLDGNQADAIAELADSRTGADAEYKSMIGELGVSAQSAIRRRDVQNAVTDQVDAARDSEAGVNLDEEMTHMLTYQRGYEAASRVLTTIDSMLDQLINRTGMVGR, encoded by the coding sequence ATGGGCAGCACTTTCAGTGGACTCAACACGGCTCTGACCTCCTTGTACGCGCAGCGGCGCGGCCTGGACGTCACCGGCCAGAACATCGCGAACGCGAATACCGAGGGCTACACCCGGCAGCGGGTGAACCTGCAGTCGCAGAACGGCAACGTGGTTCCCGGCGTGTACGCCACCACCAGTGCGGTCGGCGGCGGGGTCACCGTCTCCTCGGTGGACCGGCTCCGCAACGCCGCGCTCGACCAGCGCAGCTACAGCGAGCACTCGGCCTCGGCGTACCACAACGCCCGGGCCGGGCAGTTCAACCTGGTCGAGGACGTGTTCGCCGAGCCGAGCGACACGGCGCTGCAGGGCCGGCTCGCGGACATGTGGGAGGGCTGGAACGCGGTCGCCGCCAACCCCAGCGACCTGTCCGCCAAGTCGGCCATGCTGGAGCAGTCCAGCACGGTCGCCGCCACCCTGAACGACGCGGCCTCCGCACTGAACAACCAGTACCAGGCGGCCCGCACCGGGCTGAACACCTACGTCGACGACGTCAACAAGGCGGCCGACTCGGTGGCGAAGCTGAACAACCAGATCGTCATCGCCACCCAGGCCGGCCTGTCCGCGAACGAGCTGCAGGACCAGCGGGGCCAGCAGATCCTCAAGTTGTCCGAACTGATCGGGGCGAGCGCCACCGAGCAGCCGAACGGCGCGATCAACGTCTTCGTCGGCAGCGCGCCGCTGGTCAGCGGCTTCAACACCCGGCAGATCGAGATCGAGCCGGGCAGTGCCACCCGGATCGAGGACCTGGCCACCAGCGAGGTCAACCTGCGCTGGTCGGACACCAAGGCGGCGGTCGGGGCCGGCGGGACGATGGGCGCCTCGATGGAACTTCTCGCCAAGGGCGGCACGCTGGACGCGATGACCAAGCGGCTGGACACGGTCGCCGACAAGCTGGCCACCACGGTCAACGCGATCTACAAGAAGGGGTACGCGGTCGACGGCACCCAGGGGGAGTCGTTCTTCGTCCGCAACGACACCGGCGCCGACACCGGGGTGACCGCCGCGCAGATCAAGGTGGCGATCACCAACCCGGCGAAGGTGGCGATCTCGTCGGGCGACCCGACCGGCGCGCCCACCGCGGCCAGTCCCGGCGGCACCCCCAAGGTGCTCGACGGCAACCAGGCGGACGCGATCGCCGAGCTGGCCGACTCGCGGACCGGCGCGGACGCCGAGTACAAGTCGATGATCGGCGAGCTGGGCGTCTCGGCCCAGTCGGCGATCCGCCGGCGTGACGTGCAGAACGCGGTGACCGATCAGGTCGACGCCGCCCGGGACTCGGAGGCCGGGGTCAACCTCGACGAGGAGATGACCCACATGCTCACCTACCAGCGCGGGTACGAGGCGGCCAGCCGCGTGCTCACCACCATCGACTCGATGCTCGACCAATTGATCAACCGCACCGGCATGGTGGGTAGGTAA
- a CDS encoding flagellar protein FlgN — MSLTDLASVLWRSRELLEMLLFKLEEEQLLLAANRSRWLSHATREVEVVLDQIRQTEVIRAAYAQDVAAELGLPVEASLGELADAAPDPWSDLLHQHRKAFLLLTSEIRALADVNRDLLTAGQRAARETMLVFAETVETYGPQGQTVTGGVRRPTLVDEAI; from the coding sequence GTGAGCCTGACCGACCTGGCCAGCGTCCTGTGGCGCTCTCGCGAGCTGCTGGAGATGCTGCTTTTCAAGCTGGAGGAGGAGCAGTTGCTTCTCGCGGCCAACCGATCCCGCTGGCTCAGCCACGCCACCCGTGAGGTCGAGGTGGTCCTCGACCAGATCCGGCAGACCGAGGTCATCCGGGCCGCCTACGCCCAGGACGTCGCGGCCGAGCTGGGTCTGCCCGTGGAAGCGTCCCTCGGCGAGCTCGCCGACGCCGCGCCGGATCCCTGGTCGGACCTGCTGCATCAGCACCGTAAGGCGTTCCTGCTCCTGACGTCGGAGATCCGGGCCCTGGCCGACGTCAACCGGGACCTGCTCACCGCGGGACAACGCGCGGCTCGCGAAACCATGCTCGTGTTCGCCGAGACTGTGGAAACGTACGGGCCGCAGGGCCAGACCGTCACCGGCGGCGTGCGCCGCCCCACCCTCGTTGATGAGGCGATCTGA